CGGGAGTACCTCATCATGAAGGAGGAGGACGTTCTCGGCATCCTCGGCTCGTGAAACTCGCGGCTCAGCCGCGGCCACTCATTTGCGCACATCGGGAGAAATAGATCATGGCCAAGCAGATCCTGTTCCAAGAGGAAGCCCGCGCCGCGCTGTTGCGCGGCGTCAACATCATGTCACACGCCGTGAAGGCCACCCTGGGCCCGAAGGGCCGGAACGTGGTCATCGACAAGAAGTTCGGGAGCCCCACCATCACCAAGGACGGCGTCACCGTGGCCAAGGAGATCGAGCTGAAGGAGTCCTCCGAGAACATGGGGGCCCAGATGCTGAAGGAAGTGGCCTCCAAGACCTCGGACGTGGCCGGCGACGGGACCACGACCGCGACCCTCCTGGCCCAGGCCATCTTCCGCGAGGGGTTGAAGAACGTGACCGCCGGCGCCAATCCCATGGGCCTCAAGCGGGGCATCGAGCAGGCGGTGGAGAAGGTCGTCGACGAGCTCAAGAACATGACCAAGTCGACCAAGGACAAGAAGGAGATCGCCCAGGTCGCGACGATCGCGGCCAACAACGACAAGACGATCGGCAACCTGATCGCCGAGGCCATGGAGAAGGTCGGCAAGGACGGCGTCATCACGGTGGAAGAGGCCAAGGCGATGGAGACCACCCTCGAGGTCGTCGAGGGGATGCAGTTCG
The sequence above is drawn from the Candidatus Methylomirabilota bacterium genome and encodes:
- a CDS encoding TCP-1/cpn60 chaperonin family protein — its product is MAKQILFQEEARAALLRGVNIMSHAVKATLGPKGRNVVIDKKFGSPTITKDGVTVAKEIELKESSENMGAQMLKEVASKTSDVAGDGTTTATLLAQAIFREGLKNVTAGANPMGLKRGIEQAVEKVVDELKNMTKSTKDKKEIAQVATIAANNDKTIGNLIAEAMEKVGKDGVITVEEAKAMETTLEVVEGMQF